A genomic segment from Thermostichus lividus PCC 6715 encodes:
- the obgE gene encoding GTPase ObgE, which produces MQFIDLAEIHVKGGKGGDGIVAFRREKYVPAGGPAGGNGGNGGSVILKAVPHLQTLLDFRYAHTFKAEAGQRGGPSNRTGASGADLIIEVPCGTMVWDADTEELLGDLTTPEQTLQVAKGGKGGLGNKHFLSNQQRAPDYALPGLEGEERHLRLELKLLAEVGIIGLPNAGKSTLISVLSAARPKIADYPFTTLVPNLGVVRQPNGDGTVFADIPGLIAGAHQGTGLGHEFLRHIERTRLLLHLIDATATDVIAAYDTIRAELVAYGHGLGERPQIVVLNKIDALDPEASNETQQALATHICQPVFAISAATRQGVEPMLQAVWAQLNLATLRNG; this is translated from the coding sequence ATGCAATTTATTGATCTTGCGGAAATTCATGTCAAAGGGGGGAAGGGGGGCGATGGCATTGTTGCCTTTCGTCGCGAGAAGTATGTGCCGGCGGGCGGGCCGGCGGGCGGCAATGGCGGCAACGGCGGTTCCGTCATCCTCAAAGCCGTGCCTCATCTGCAAACACTCCTAGACTTTCGCTATGCCCACACGTTCAAAGCCGAAGCGGGTCAGCGGGGTGGTCCGAGTAATCGTACGGGTGCTTCTGGCGCCGATCTCATCATTGAAGTACCCTGTGGCACCATGGTGTGGGATGCTGACACAGAAGAACTGTTAGGAGATTTAACCACCCCAGAGCAAACCCTACAGGTTGCCAAAGGCGGCAAAGGAGGGCTGGGAAATAAACACTTCCTCAGCAATCAACAGCGGGCACCGGACTATGCCTTACCGGGGCTAGAGGGCGAAGAGCGACACCTGCGCCTAGAACTCAAGCTGCTAGCTGAGGTGGGAATTATTGGCCTGCCCAACGCCGGCAAATCCACACTGATTTCCGTGCTCTCAGCAGCTCGGCCAAAAATTGCCGATTATCCGTTTACGACCCTTGTCCCCAATTTGGGGGTTGTGCGGCAGCCCAATGGCGATGGCACCGTCTTTGCCGATATTCCTGGCCTGATTGCGGGTGCTCACCAAGGAACCGGTCTAGGGCATGAGTTCTTGCGCCACATCGAGCGCACTCGACTCTTACTGCACCTTATTGATGCGACAGCAACGGATGTCATTGCCGCCTATGACACCATCCGCGCTGAACTGGTGGCCTACGGCCATGGTTTAGGCGAGCGTCCGCAAATTGTGGTGCTCAATAAAATTGATGCCCTTGACCCTGAGGCGAGCAATGAAACGCAGCAGGCACTCGCCACCCATATTTGCCAGCCGGTCTTTGCTATTTCTGCCGCCACCCGCCAAGGTGTGGAACCGATGCTGCAAGCGGTGTGGGCACAACTCAACTTGGCCACCCTGAGGAATGGCTAA
- a CDS encoding ABC transporter permease, translating to MNAVSRHVQNALRDGTARLLLKRLGEALITLLLASALSFAIMQLAPGNYLDNLKADPQISLERLQELERQFGLDKSPVEQYVRWLWQIIRYGNFGTSFVYQRSVASLLWERLPATLLLSLSSIVLTWGVAIPLGIWAAVNQDRWSDRLLRILSYLGQGFPSFITALLLLFLAQSTPLFPVGGMTSLYYDDLPWVAKVLDIGWHLILPTLALTLTSFAGLQRLMRGNLLDVLRQNYIQTARAKGLPESRVIYVHALRNAINPLITLLGFEFASLLSGAFIAEFFFNWPGLGRLILQAVTAQDIYVVMASLMMGALMLIIGNVLADLLLRWADPRITD from the coding sequence CTGAACGCTGTTAGCCGCCACGTCCAAAACGCGCTTCGGGATGGTACTGCCCGTCTGCTGCTAAAACGCTTGGGGGAAGCCCTGATTACACTGTTGCTGGCCTCTGCCCTTAGCTTCGCCATTATGCAGTTAGCCCCTGGGAATTATCTAGATAACCTCAAAGCGGATCCGCAAATTTCCCTAGAGCGGTTGCAGGAGCTAGAGCGGCAGTTTGGGCTAGATAAATCGCCAGTGGAGCAATACGTGCGTTGGCTGTGGCAAATTATTCGCTATGGTAATTTTGGCACGAGCTTTGTCTATCAGCGATCGGTGGCCTCTCTGTTGTGGGAGCGGCTCCCGGCAACGCTGCTGCTGTCGTTGAGTTCCATTGTGCTAACGTGGGGGGTGGCGATTCCCTTGGGAATTTGGGCCGCCGTCAACCAAGACCGCTGGAGCGATCGCCTCTTGCGGATTCTCAGCTACCTTGGCCAAGGCTTTCCCAGCTTTATTACGGCGCTGTTGCTGCTCTTTTTAGCCCAGAGTACACCGCTGTTTCCGGTGGGGGGCATGACTAGCCTCTACTACGATGACCTGCCGTGGGTGGCTAAGGTGCTCGATATTGGCTGGCACTTAATCTTACCCACCCTAGCGTTGACCTTGACGAGCTTTGCTGGGTTGCAGCGGTTGATGCGGGGGAATTTGCTGGATGTGCTGCGGCAAAACTATATTCAAACGGCTCGCGCCAAGGGCTTACCGGAGTCACGGGTGATTTACGTCCATGCCCTCCGCAATGCCATTAACCCCCTGATTACGCTCCTAGGGTTTGAGTTTGCTAGCTTGTTGAGCGGTGCCTTTATTGCCGAGTTTTTCTTTAACTGGCCGGGGTTGGGGCGCTTAATTTTACAGGCGGTGACCGCTCAGGACATTTACGTGGTGATGGCTAGCCTAATGATGGGGGCACTGATGCTGATTATCGGCAACGTGTTGGCGGATCTGTTGCTGAGGTGGGCAGATCCGCGCATTACAGATTAG
- a CDS encoding S9 family peptidase — MVQTAPYGQWDSILTAERVSAAATAISDLRSTPAGLLWLERRPQDQGRVVLVSEQQDLLIPPYSARSRVNEYGGGAYWCHGDQIYIVNDADQGIYRLSRQQPIPQPLYQAANSRFADGCVHPVSRCLVCVQEQHLEQGATQQQLVAITPTGDLTPLVYGAGFYAAPRFSPSGQTLVWLQWSPPAMPWDSCELWGATVTADGTLGLPYRIAGGATEAVQQPQWQGETLYYVSDRSGWWNLYRYREGVHEPVWQAPYDAGMPPWVFGQSTYALVNAETAVLTYSDRGLWRLALVSLKDGSWQTLACPYTEIHALIPETAEQIAFIGSSPQAPPQVIRFHLQHQQWLPLPSQEPSLPKEWLSQPEVVEFPSSEGAIAYGFFYPPCNPEYAAPAGILPPLIVKSHGGPTVASGTGLDLRTQFWTSRGFAVLDVNYGGSTGYGRAYRDRLRGQWGVVDVADCVAGAQFLVAQGRVDGQRLAIRGSSAGGFTTLCALTFTNVFRVGASYYGVADLIAIVQDTHAFEAHYFDSLIAPYPERADLYRQRSPLYHTDRLTCPVIFFQGLKDTVVPPAQAEQMVAALQDKGIPVEYYTFATEGHGFRHASTIEATLIAELAFYQRFLL, encoded by the coding sequence ATGGTACAGACAGCGCCCTACGGGCAATGGGACTCCATTCTGACGGCAGAGCGCGTCAGTGCTGCCGCCACGGCGATCAGTGACTTACGTTCAACCCCTGCCGGACTCCTATGGCTAGAGCGCCGTCCCCAAGACCAAGGACGGGTGGTTCTGGTGAGCGAGCAGCAGGATCTTCTCATCCCTCCCTACAGTGCGCGATCGCGAGTGAATGAGTACGGTGGGGGTGCCTATTGGTGCCACGGTGATCAGATTTACATAGTCAACGATGCAGATCAGGGGATTTATCGGCTCTCTAGGCAGCAGCCTATCCCCCAACCTCTCTATCAGGCAGCCAATAGCCGCTTTGCCGATGGCTGTGTGCATCCGGTGAGTCGTTGCCTTGTCTGTGTTCAGGAGCAGCACCTAGAGCAGGGAGCAACGCAGCAGCAGTTGGTGGCTATCACCCCCACAGGAGACCTCACCCCCCTCGTGTACGGTGCTGGATTTTATGCCGCGCCCCGCTTTAGCCCTAGTGGCCAGACCTTAGTGTGGTTGCAGTGGTCACCTCCGGCGATGCCGTGGGATAGCTGTGAACTCTGGGGGGCAACCGTCACGGCGGATGGTACCCTTGGACTCCCTTACCGCATCGCGGGTGGGGCAACGGAAGCGGTGCAGCAACCTCAGTGGCAGGGAGAGACCCTCTACTACGTGAGCGATCGCAGTGGTTGGTGGAATCTCTACCGCTATCGCGAGGGGGTGCACGAGCCCGTATGGCAGGCTCCCTACGATGCGGGGATGCCTCCTTGGGTCTTTGGCCAGTCCACCTATGCCCTAGTGAACGCTGAAACTGCCGTCTTAACCTATAGCGATCGCGGGCTGTGGCGGTTAGCTCTTGTCTCCCTCAAGGATGGCAGTTGGCAGACCCTTGCGTGTCCCTACACCGAGATCCACGCCCTAATCCCTGAGACTGCTGAGCAAATTGCCTTTATTGGCAGCAGTCCCCAAGCTCCCCCCCAAGTGATCCGCTTTCATCTTCAGCACCAGCAGTGGTTACCTCTACCGTCCCAGGAACCAAGCCTCCCAAAAGAGTGGCTGTCCCAACCAGAGGTTGTTGAATTCCCCAGTAGCGAAGGAGCCATTGCCTACGGGTTTTTCTATCCTCCCTGTAACCCCGAGTATGCTGCCCCTGCCGGCATCTTGCCCCCTCTGATTGTCAAAAGCCATGGGGGGCCAACCGTCGCTAGTGGTACGGGTTTAGATCTACGCACCCAGTTTTGGACGAGTCGTGGCTTTGCGGTCTTAGATGTCAATTATGGCGGCAGCACCGGCTATGGACGTGCCTATCGCGATCGCCTGCGGGGACAGTGGGGAGTTGTGGACGTGGCGGACTGCGTGGCGGGAGCGCAATTTTTGGTAGCCCAAGGTCGAGTCGATGGTCAACGCCTTGCCATTCGCGGCAGTAGTGCCGGAGGCTTTACCACACTATGCGCCCTGACGTTCACTAACGTGTTTCGAGTGGGGGCAAGTTACTATGGGGTGGCCGATCTCATCGCGATCGTCCAAGACACCCATGCCTTTGAAGCCCACTATTTTGATTCCCTGATTGCCCCTTACCCTGAGAGGGCAGACCTCTATCGCCAGCGATCGCCCCTGTACCACACCGATCGCCTCACCTGTCCAGTAATCTTCTTCCAAGGGCTAAAGGATACGGTGGTTCCTCCCGCTCAAGCCGAACAGATGGTTGCCGCCCTCCAGGACAAGGGCATTCCGGTAGAGTACTACACCTTTGCCACCGAAGGCCATGGCTTCCGCCACGCCAGTACCATTGAAGCAACGCTGATAGCAGAGCTAGCGTTTTACCAGCGCTTTTTACTCTGA
- the purL gene encoding phosphoribosylformylglycinamidine synthase subunit PurL codes for MSHSPLVTDADIAAEGLKPNEYDEIVRRLGRHPNRAELGMFGVMWSEHCCYKNSRPLLKQFPTQGERVLVGPGENAGVVDLGDGLRLAFKIESHNHPSAIEPFQGAATGVGGILRDIFTMGARPIALLNALRFGDLKEAKTQQLIKGVVAGIAHYGNCVGVPTVGGEVYFDPSYRGNPLVNAMALGLMETPEIVKSGASGVGNPVLYVGSTTGRDGMGGASFASAELTDDSMGDRPAVQVGDPFLEKCLIEACLEAFQSGAVVAAQDMGAAGLTCSTAEMAAKGGVGIELDLDKVPVREQGMVPYEFLLSESQERMLFVAAKGREEELLAIFHRWGLQGVVVGHVIAEPVVRVLYRGEVAAEVPARALAEDTPLYTRECLPAPPAYVQQARQWQPEQLALPSQSWSHVLLTLLSTPSLASKAWVYRQYDHEVQNNTLVFPGDADAAVIRLRGTHKGIAATVDCPSRYVYLDPYEGGKAAVAEAARNLSCVGADPLAVTDNLNFGSPETPVGYWQLAEACRGLADACRAFNTPVTGGNVSLYNETIDSTGQPQPIYPTPVVGMVGLIPDLARVVGQGWQTSGDLIYLLGLPLTTPLSDPRVTLGGSEYLAQLHGCVAGCPPQIDLHLEQQVQAACRYGIHQGWLASAHDLSEGGLAVALAECCLSGQRGASIQLPEGIYPRWDAVLFGEGGARILVSVTPAQQVLWEAYLSEHLPDYWTRLGIVNAQGTELCIDTCDNCTLIKVTMEELTAAWRSPLPTYLD; via the coding sequence ATGAGCCACTCTCCCCTTGTGACGGATGCGGATATTGCCGCTGAAGGACTGAAGCCTAACGAATACGATGAAATTGTTCGCCGTTTAGGGCGGCATCCCAACCGTGCCGAATTGGGTATGTTTGGGGTGATGTGGTCAGAGCACTGCTGCTACAAGAACTCTCGCCCCCTGCTCAAGCAGTTCCCCACTCAGGGAGAGCGGGTCTTGGTTGGGCCTGGGGAAAATGCTGGTGTGGTGGATTTGGGAGATGGCCTTCGCTTGGCCTTTAAGATTGAGTCCCACAATCACCCTTCAGCCATCGAACCGTTTCAGGGAGCCGCCACGGGGGTCGGGGGCATTCTGCGGGATATTTTTACGATGGGGGCGCGTCCCATTGCCCTGCTGAATGCGCTGCGGTTTGGTGACCTGAAGGAGGCGAAAACCCAACAGCTTATCAAGGGGGTGGTGGCCGGCATTGCCCACTACGGTAATTGTGTGGGGGTGCCCACCGTAGGGGGCGAGGTCTATTTTGACCCCAGCTACCGCGGCAATCCTCTGGTGAATGCCATGGCCTTGGGACTGATGGAAACCCCAGAGATTGTTAAATCCGGTGCCAGCGGTGTGGGGAACCCAGTGCTCTATGTTGGCTCTACCACTGGACGGGATGGCATGGGGGGGGCCAGTTTTGCCAGCGCCGAGCTAACGGATGACTCCATGGGCGATCGCCCCGCAGTTCAAGTCGGAGACCCGTTTCTAGAGAAGTGCTTGATTGAAGCTTGTCTTGAAGCCTTTCAAAGCGGTGCGGTTGTAGCCGCCCAGGATATGGGAGCCGCGGGCTTGACCTGCTCCACCGCCGAGATGGCCGCTAAGGGAGGGGTAGGCATTGAACTCGATCTTGATAAGGTGCCAGTGCGAGAGCAGGGGATGGTGCCCTACGAGTTTTTGCTCTCGGAATCGCAAGAACGGATGCTCTTTGTAGCGGCCAAGGGTCGAGAAGAGGAGTTGCTGGCTATCTTCCACCGCTGGGGACTACAGGGGGTTGTGGTGGGTCACGTCATTGCCGAACCGGTGGTGCGAGTACTCTACCGGGGTGAGGTGGCAGCAGAAGTGCCTGCCCGCGCCCTTGCCGAAGATACACCCCTCTATACGCGCGAATGCCTCCCAGCCCCACCAGCCTATGTACAACAGGCACGGCAGTGGCAGCCAGAGCAGTTAGCATTGCCTAGCCAATCGTGGTCGCACGTTCTCCTGACGCTGCTAAGTACCCCTAGCTTGGCCTCCAAAGCGTGGGTATATCGCCAATACGATCACGAGGTGCAAAATAACACCCTTGTTTTCCCAGGGGATGCGGATGCAGCGGTGATCCGCCTGCGGGGCACCCACAAAGGGATTGCAGCTACGGTGGACTGTCCTAGTCGTTATGTCTATTTAGACCCCTACGAAGGGGGCAAAGCCGCCGTGGCTGAAGCCGCCCGCAACCTCAGTTGTGTCGGTGCAGACCCCCTAGCCGTTACTGATAACCTCAATTTTGGCAGCCCTGAAACCCCGGTGGGCTATTGGCAGTTGGCGGAAGCCTGCCGGGGCTTGGCGGACGCTTGCCGTGCCTTCAACACCCCCGTTACTGGCGGCAATGTCTCCCTCTATAACGAAACCATTGATAGTACCGGGCAACCCCAGCCCATTTATCCTACGCCAGTGGTGGGGATGGTGGGGTTGATTCCGGATCTGGCACGGGTGGTCGGTCAAGGGTGGCAAACCAGTGGGGATCTCATTTACCTATTGGGCTTGCCGCTGACGACACCGCTTAGCGATCCCCGCGTGACGTTAGGGGGATCGGAATATCTTGCCCAACTGCACGGCTGTGTTGCTGGTTGCCCGCCGCAGATTGATTTGCACCTAGAGCAGCAGGTGCAGGCGGCCTGTCGTTACGGCATTCATCAAGGCTGGCTGGCCAGTGCCCACGATCTGAGTGAGGGAGGGTTGGCCGTTGCCCTTGCGGAATGTTGCCTCAGTGGCCAGCGGGGAGCAAGCATTCAACTGCCGGAGGGGATTTACCCGCGCTGGGATGCTGTTCTTTTCGGGGAAGGGGGAGCGCGTATCCTTGTTTCTGTTACGCCAGCGCAACAAGTGCTGTGGGAGGCCTATTTGAGTGAGCACTTGCCGGACTACTGGACGCGCTTGGGTATTGTCAATGCTCAAGGGACAGAATTGTGCATTGACACCTGTGACAATTGCACCCTTATCAAGGTTACGATGGAGGAGTTGACCGCCGCATGGCGATCGCCCCTGCCAACGTACTTAGACTAG
- a CDS encoding sensor histidine kinase: MFRAIQCRLALWYVGVTALLLLVFATGFFLYVRGTLIERVDDTLSHVVEVVSRALVIETGTAEVIDWQKSLGSDPLTSAALEDDHIDLEGFDPNRQLAWSTFAEPLNLPLHLSRTPETVPMGGDRWLRQMTVALVVGDRLLGYLRVSHPWFEVTQPSQALLWDLLLGATVALILVSISGWFLARLAIAPLQESYAYLKQFTADASHELRNPVALIQTNVQVALATADPATQQQQLQVIERLSRRLSRLVDDLLFLARQESGMVPLNPQPCHLDALLLAVVEEQEPLMQQKAMELCLNIADPPVTVPDQQAYFVWGNPDHLSRLLTNIVNNAVQYTLEGGTIHITLDQQGKYYRVVIADNGRGIPASELPRLFDRFYRLQGTALPGTGLGLAIAQSIVQAHRGQIQVESEVGQGTKFTILLPTPAKDRQG, from the coding sequence ATGTTTCGAGCGATTCAATGCCGTCTTGCCCTTTGGTACGTTGGTGTGACGGCACTCTTGCTATTAGTTTTTGCAACGGGCTTCTTCCTCTATGTGCGCGGCACCCTTATCGAACGGGTTGATGATACGCTCAGCCATGTGGTAGAGGTGGTCAGCCGGGCGTTGGTGATTGAGACGGGCACCGCAGAGGTCATTGATTGGCAAAAAAGTTTGGGAAGTGATCCCCTAACAAGCGCAGCCCTTGAAGATGACCACATTGATTTAGAGGGGTTTGACCCAAATCGGCAGTTAGCGTGGAGTACGTTTGCGGAACCGCTGAACCTACCCTTGCATTTGAGCCGCACCCCAGAAACAGTTCCGATGGGGGGCGATCGCTGGTTGCGGCAAATGACCGTGGCGTTGGTTGTGGGCGATCGCCTCTTGGGATATTTGCGCGTCAGCCACCCATGGTTTGAGGTTACTCAACCCAGTCAAGCGCTGCTGTGGGATTTGCTTTTGGGAGCTACGGTAGCATTAATTCTTGTCAGTATTAGTGGCTGGTTTCTTGCCCGCTTGGCGATCGCCCCGCTGCAGGAATCCTACGCCTACCTCAAGCAGTTTACAGCAGATGCGTCCCATGAACTGCGTAATCCCGTGGCACTGATCCAAACCAATGTGCAAGTAGCCCTAGCCACCGCTGATCCAGCAACGCAGCAGCAACAATTACAGGTGATTGAACGCCTCAGCCGCCGCCTTAGCCGCTTGGTGGATGATCTTTTGTTTTTAGCCCGACAGGAGAGCGGCATGGTGCCCTTGAACCCGCAGCCGTGCCACCTCGATGCATTGCTCTTAGCCGTTGTGGAGGAACAAGAGCCATTAATGCAGCAAAAAGCGATGGAACTGTGCCTTAATATTGCGGATCCCCCCGTAACCGTGCCAGACCAGCAAGCGTACTTCGTTTGGGGAAATCCAGATCATCTCAGTCGGTTGCTGACAAATATTGTGAACAATGCGGTGCAATATACCCTTGAGGGCGGTACCATTCACATCACCCTAGATCAACAGGGGAAGTATTACCGTGTTGTGATTGCTGACAATGGCAGAGGCATTCCGGCGAGTGAGTTACCCCGCTTGTTTGATCGGTTCTATCGTTTGCAGGGCACAGCATTACCGGGAACGGGGCTTGGGTTGGCGATCGCCCAATCCATTGTTCAGGCGCATCGGGGTCAAATTCAGGTTGAGAGTGAGGTAGGGCAAGGTACAAAATTTACAATTTTGTTACCGACACCAGCCAAGGATCGCCAAGGGTAG
- the purF gene encoding amidophosphoribosyltransferase — protein MTNSKLTDKPEEACGVFGVYAPNAEVARLAYFGLYALQHRGQESAGIATFAGDTVHCHKDMGLVSQVFDEEILNTLPGEIAVGHNRYSTTGSSRIVNAQPVLVQTRLGWLALAHNGNLVNTYALREQVLACSEPTAVLASTTDSELIAWAIAQAVETSQTWQEGIVSAVQQCQGAYSLVIGTPVGLFGVRDPHGIRPLVIGRLLSAPGADPHYVLASETCALDIIGADYIRDVEPGEIVHITASTISSHHWAESQRKLCIFEMIYFARPDSVMQSESLYSYRQRLGQQLGREAPVAADVVIAVPDSGVPAAIGFSQATGIPYAEGLIKNRYVGRTFIQPTQSMRESGIRMKLNPLRDVLMGQRVVIVDDSIVRGTTSRKIVKALRDAGAVEVHMRISSPPVTHPCFYGIDTDNQDQLIAATKSVAEIAEQIGVDSLSYLSWQGMISATYDTGDRFCSACFTGQYPITIPEPVKRQKLVLEHIP, from the coding sequence ATGACTAACTCAAAACTGACCGATAAACCGGAAGAAGCCTGTGGTGTTTTTGGGGTGTATGCCCCCAATGCCGAAGTTGCCCGCCTTGCCTACTTTGGCCTTTACGCCCTACAGCACCGCGGTCAGGAGTCGGCAGGTATCGCCACCTTTGCGGGTGACACCGTGCACTGTCATAAGGACATGGGGTTAGTCTCCCAAGTCTTTGATGAGGAGATTCTCAACACATTACCTGGCGAGATTGCGGTAGGCCATAATCGCTACTCCACCACGGGTTCAAGCCGTATTGTCAATGCCCAACCTGTCTTGGTGCAAACTCGCCTTGGCTGGCTGGCCCTGGCGCACAATGGCAATTTGGTGAATACCTATGCGCTGCGGGAGCAGGTGTTAGCCTGTAGTGAACCCACGGCCGTATTAGCCAGCACCACAGACTCAGAACTCATTGCCTGGGCGATCGCTCAAGCGGTAGAAACCAGTCAAACCTGGCAGGAGGGTATTGTTTCTGCCGTGCAGCAGTGCCAAGGCGCCTACAGCTTAGTGATTGGCACGCCTGTCGGTCTCTTTGGTGTGCGGGATCCCCATGGTATTCGCCCCTTGGTCATTGGCCGCCTCCTCTCAGCCCCTGGGGCTGATCCTCACTACGTTCTAGCCTCTGAAACCTGTGCCCTAGATATTATTGGCGCAGACTATATCCGCGATGTGGAGCCTGGGGAAATTGTCCATATTACTGCCAGCACCATCAGTAGCCATCATTGGGCCGAGTCACAGCGCAAGCTCTGTATTTTTGAAATGATTTATTTTGCCCGCCCCGACAGCGTCATGCAGAGCGAGAGCCTTTATAGCTATCGCCAACGTCTTGGCCAGCAGTTAGGGCGCGAGGCACCGGTGGCCGCAGATGTTGTGATTGCTGTCCCCGACTCTGGGGTACCGGCAGCCATTGGCTTCTCCCAAGCCACGGGGATTCCCTATGCCGAGGGGCTGATTAAAAACCGCTACGTTGGCCGCACGTTTATCCAGCCCACCCAGTCCATGCGGGAGTCGGGTATTCGCATGAAGCTCAATCCCCTGCGGGATGTGCTGATGGGGCAGCGAGTGGTCATTGTGGATGATTCGATTGTCCGTGGCACCACCAGTCGCAAAATTGTCAAGGCACTGCGGGATGCAGGCGCGGTGGAAGTGCATATGCGTATTTCCTCACCGCCGGTGACCCATCCCTGTTTTTATGGCATTGATACCGATAACCAAGATCAACTCATTGCCGCGACCAAATCGGTGGCCGAGATTGCTGAGCAAATTGGGGTAGATTCCCTCAGTTACCTGAGTTGGCAGGGGATGATTAGCGCCACCTACGATACGGGCGATCGCTTTTGTTCCGCCTGTTTTACGGGGCAGTACCCCATTACCATTCCCGAGCCAGTGAAACGGCAAAAACTTGTCCTTGAACATATTCCCTAA
- the murJ gene encoding murein biosynthesis integral membrane protein MurJ: MEKPQRSLAHIATIVAIATLLSKLAGLVRQQAIAAEFGVGAAVDAYSYAYVIPGFLFVLLGGINGPFHSSIISVVLKQPPEKAAPLVETITTVVGGLLLLLTALLMLFAEPLVHLIAPGASPDIQALAAEQFRIMAPLAVLSGLIGIGFGTLNAADQYWLPSISPLLSSLTVIIGIWFFADTFGPAVLAWGTLAGGILQWLVQIPAQWQAGMGTLRLRFDLNRPEVRELIRLMGPATLSSGMLLISVYISLFFASQLPVGAASALSYAQLLFLTPLGILSNVILVPYMPIFSRLARPDQWSDLKERIRQSLVLTALSMMPLGAIMAALALPAVRVVYERRAFDFAASQLVAALLLVYAIGMFFYLARDVIVRVFYALEDGRTPLYVTLWGLAFNALFCFFFTNAFGAIGLAMATVGVNTVSLIALVWILQRRLGGLPWRQLVPPLLGVALASGLGGLTAWGTLHGLEWLWGREGVVIQLLQLAIAGSMGLGIFSIAIAPLRLPELDFFLAKIRKVLPKHKP; encoded by the coding sequence GTGGAAAAACCCCAACGATCCCTTGCCCACATTGCCACGATTGTTGCCATTGCCACCCTCCTGAGTAAGCTGGCCGGTCTGGTGCGACAGCAGGCGATCGCCGCCGAGTTTGGTGTGGGGGCAGCCGTGGATGCCTATAGCTACGCCTACGTGATTCCGGGGTTTCTGTTTGTGCTCCTAGGCGGAATTAACGGCCCCTTTCACAGTTCCATTATTAGCGTGGTGCTCAAGCAACCACCGGAAAAGGCGGCTCCCTTAGTGGAAACCATTACCACCGTTGTGGGGGGGCTGCTGCTACTGCTGACCGCACTGCTAATGCTTTTTGCGGAGCCACTGGTGCACCTCATTGCCCCCGGTGCCAGTCCCGACATTCAGGCTCTAGCGGCAGAACAGTTCCGGATCATGGCTCCCTTGGCGGTACTTTCGGGGTTGATTGGCATCGGCTTTGGCACCCTCAACGCTGCGGATCAGTACTGGCTGCCCTCTATTAGCCCCCTGTTGTCGAGCTTGACCGTAATTATCGGCATTTGGTTTTTTGCGGATACGTTTGGGCCGGCGGTCTTGGCGTGGGGCACGCTAGCAGGGGGCATATTGCAGTGGCTGGTGCAAATTCCGGCACAGTGGCAGGCGGGAATGGGTACCCTGCGGCTACGGTTTGATCTGAATCGCCCGGAGGTGCGTGAACTCATCCGGCTGATGGGACCTGCCACCCTCTCGTCGGGGATGTTATTGATCAGTGTCTATATCAGCCTCTTTTTTGCCTCTCAGTTACCCGTAGGGGCGGCCTCTGCCCTGAGCTATGCCCAACTGCTGTTTTTAACTCCCTTGGGGATTCTCTCCAACGTCATCCTTGTGCCCTACATGCCGATTTTTTCGCGGCTGGCACGCCCAGATCAGTGGTCTGACCTCAAAGAGCGTATTCGTCAGAGCTTAGTGCTGACCGCTTTGAGTATGATGCCCCTCGGTGCCATTATGGCGGCCTTGGCATTGCCAGCGGTACGGGTGGTTTATGAACGCCGCGCCTTTGATTTCGCTGCCTCTCAGTTGGTGGCAGCGCTGTTGCTAGTGTATGCCATCGGTATGTTCTTTTACTTGGCACGGGATGTGATTGTGCGGGTGTTCTATGCTCTTGAGGATGGCCGTACTCCACTTTACGTGACGCTGTGGGGATTGGCCTTTAATGCTCTGTTTTGTTTTTTCTTTACCAATGCTTTTGGGGCGATCGGGCTAGCGATGGCTACTGTGGGGGTAAATACCGTCTCGCTGATTGCCTTAGTCTGGATTTTGCAACGCCGCCTAGGGGGGTTGCCGTGGCGGCAGCTTGTCCCGCCTCTGCTGGGGGTGGCATTGGCCAGTGGCCTCGGTGGTCTTACGGCATGGGGCACTCTTCACGGTTTGGAATGGCTGTGGGGGCGCGAAGGGGTGGTGATCCAGTTGCTGCAGTTGGCGATCGCCGGCAGTATGGGTCTTGGCATATTTAGCATTGCCATTGCACCCTTGAGGCTGCCAGAGCTGGATTTCTTTTTGGCCAAGATACGGAAAGTGCTGCCCAAGCACAAGCCCTAG